A section of the Drosophila willistoni isolate 14030-0811.24 chromosome XR unlocalized genomic scaffold, UCI_dwil_1.1 Seg106, whole genome shotgun sequence genome encodes:
- the LOC124460604 gene encoding uncharacterized protein LOC124460604 isoform X2 yields MGGEDSERALANRVNTRCNYNHLNSPFATRIVSELDALLNEHNELLKLFKSHMHKLQSDNHAIFINPDRTPAGGHIRRFNAPVVDDVAGIMVGDHTATRQIVIRTRNNSLQSIPDTHRLYDALQYPLIFWKGQDGYCINLKQRDPVTGTEANKNISLKDFYSFRLMIRRGQDNIILRCRELCQQFMVDMYVKIESERLRYLRFNQQKLRAEEYIHLRDAIASNADTAEIGNSVILPSSYIGSPRHMQEYIQDAMTFVREYGRPCFFITFTCNPKWQEITSLLLPGQSAIHRHDRACEHARSNASGSIRRNFFETAIRYWQWESCRT; encoded by the exons ATGGGTGGCGAGGACTCCGAACGGGCACTCGCCAATCGCGTGAATACACGTTGCAACTATAATCACCTCAATTCACCATTTGCAACGCGCATTGTCAGCGAGCTGGACGCTCTGTTAAATGAGCACAAcgaattgttgaaattattcaaatcaCATATGCATAAGCTACAAAGTGACAATCACGCTATTTTCATCAATCCTGATAGAACACCAGCTGGAGGGCATATACGTCGATTCAACGCACCTGTTGTTGACGACGTGGCTGGAATCATGGTTGGCGACCATACAGCTACGCGACAAATCGTGATTCGAACAAGAAATAATTCTCTTCAGTCCATTCCTGATACCCATCGTTTATATGATGCTCTCCAATATCCACTCATTTTTTGGAAGGGACAAGACGGATATTGCATAAACCTTAAGCAACGAGATCCGGTAACAg GAACCGAAGCAAACAAGAATATTAGCTTAAAGGATTTCTATTCGTTTCGGTTGATGATTAGACGTGGTCAGGATAATATCATTCTACGATGTCGTGAGCTTTGCCAACAATTTATGGTCGATATGTACGTCAAGATAGAGAGTGAACGACTACGATACCTGCGATTTAACCAACAGAAGCTGCGTGCGGAAGAATACATTCACTTGCGAGATGCTATTGCCAGCAACGCTGATACTGCCGAAATCGGTAACTCTGTCATCCTACCATCATCGTACATAGGTAGTCCACGTCACATGCAAGAATACATACAGGATGCTATGACCTTCGTACGTGAATATGGACGACCGTgcttttttattacttttacatGTAATCCAAAATGGCAGGAAATTACATCGTTATTATTACCTGGACAAAGTGCAATACATCGTCATGACAGGGCATGTGAACATGCGCGTTCAAACGCTTCAGGATCCATCCGCCGAAACTTTTTCGAAACAGCTATTAGATATTGGCAATGGGAAAGTTGCCGTACATGA
- the LOC6648852 gene encoding uncharacterized protein LOC6648852 — protein MLMCQHQTGAMELRVLQLNADESKVASVKLLITLEEDASDVALVQKPSGNTVSGLRSSFISYTTPHTDDLTVVAIEGTSHRIRVASSYMAYDRGAPPKKKTGPLKEENWGLIITMAAKNKTVRLIKCFCGCSDMTVEEVHRIYTLTIVSETLLDVPDTKLLARFMELRRFGNKNDAEQYLEIYEKYAELIMEEKRTFTQDKVDELVDLGLPYDLEQDLSRRLLSGQQREISLRLYQLQGKCRNEIEASNDFRRVPE, from the exons ATGTTGATGTGTCAACATCAGACTGGAGCCATGGAGCTAAGAGTTCTTCAACTCAACGCTGATGAGAGCAAAGTGGCTTCggtgaaacttcttataaccCTGGAGGAGGATGCCAGCGACGTCGCTCTAGTCCAGAAACCGTCAGGCAACACGGTTTCCGGGCTGAGATCATCTTTTATCTCTTATACCACACCACA CACCGATGACCTCACAGTTGTAGCAATTGAAGGCACCAGCCACCGCATTCGCGTGGCATCCAGCTACATGGCATACGACAGAGGGGCgccaccgaaaaaaaaaactggtcCA CTAAAGGAAGAAAACTGGGGACTTATTATTACTATGGCGGCTAAGAACAAGACCGTGAGGCTAATCAAGTGCTTCTGCGGATGCTCTGATATGACAGTGGAGGAGGTTCATCGCATTTACACACTCACAATTGTTAGTGAAACTTTATTGGATGTACCGGACACCAAACTGTTGGCCCGTTTCATGGAGCTTCGGCGTTTCGGCAACAAAAACGATGCCGAACAGTATTTGGAAATATATGAGAAATACGCAGAATTGATAATGGAGGAGAAACGCACCTTTACTCAGGATAAGGTTGACGAGTTGGTCGACTTGGGCCTACCGTATGACTTGGAGCAGGATTTGTCACGTCGCTTGCTTAGCGGTCAGCAGAGAGAAATCAGTTTGCGGCTTTATCAGCTCCAGGGCAAGTGCCGTAATGAGATCGAGGCTAGCAATGATTTCCGGCGTGTACCTGAATGA
- the LOC124460604 gene encoding uncharacterized protein LOC124460604 isoform X1 → MCCSSGKVKLPEIETPPEPLHGLLIGTDPNSSLFLRSIRQFNSCFQMTSFGATEIVKNTAANGQQFNSTFKIKGQIYHKVGSILPMPNEPYIFLQIYFMGGEDSERALANRVNTRCNYNHLNSPFATRIVSELDALLNEHNELLKLFKSHMHKLQSDNHAIFINPDRTPAGGHIRRFNAPVVDDVAGIMVGDHTATRQIVIRTRNNSLQSIPDTHRLYDALQYPLIFWKGQDGYCINLKQRDPVTGTEANKNISLKDFYSFRLMIRRGQDNIILRCRELCQQFMVDMYVKIESERLRYLRFNQQKLRAEEYIHLRDAIASNADTAEIGNSVILPSSYIGSPRHMQEYIQDAMTFVREYGRPCFFITFTCNPKWQEITSLLLPGQSAIHRHDRACEHARSNASGSIRRNFFETAIRYWQWESCRT, encoded by the exons ATGTGTTGCTCATCAGGAAAAGTGAAACTTCCAGAAATTGAAACACCGCCGGAACCATTGCACGGCCTCCTTATTGGTACTGATCCAAATTCTTCGCTGTTCTTGCGTTCAATTCGGCAATtcaattcatgttttcaaatgacatcgttCGGAGCAAcggaaatagttaaaaatacTGCTGCAAATGGTCAACAATTTAATTCCACATTCAAAATCAAAGGCCAAATTTACCACAAAGTCGGCTCAATACTACCAATGCCAAACGAAccttatatatttttacaaatttacttTATGGGTGGCGAGGACTCCGAACGGGCACTCGCCAATCGCGTGAATACACGTTGCAACTATAATCACCTCAATTCACCATTTGCAACGCGCATTGTCAGCGAGCTGGACGCTCTGTTAAATGAGCACAAcgaattgttgaaattattcaaatcaCATATGCATAAGCTACAAAGTGACAATCACGCTATTTTCATCAATCCTGATAGAACACCAGCTGGAGGGCATATACGTCGATTCAACGCACCTGTTGTTGACGACGTGGCTGGAATCATGGTTGGCGACCATACAGCTACGCGACAAATCGTGATTCGAACAAGAAATAATTCTCTTCAGTCCATTCCTGATACCCATCGTTTATATGATGCTCTCCAATATCCACTCATTTTTTGGAAGGGACAAGACGGATATTGCATAAACCTTAAGCAACGAGATCCGGTAACAg GAACCGAAGCAAACAAGAATATTAGCTTAAAGGATTTCTATTCGTTTCGGTTGATGATTAGACGTGGTCAGGATAATATCATTCTACGATGTCGTGAGCTTTGCCAACAATTTATGGTCGATATGTACGTCAAGATAGAGAGTGAACGACTACGATACCTGCGATTTAACCAACAGAAGCTGCGTGCGGAAGAATACATTCACTTGCGAGATGCTATTGCCAGCAACGCTGATACTGCCGAAATCGGTAACTCTGTCATCCTACCATCATCGTACATAGGTAGTCCACGTCACATGCAAGAATACATACAGGATGCTATGACCTTCGTACGTGAATATGGACGACCGTgcttttttattacttttacatGTAATCCAAAATGGCAGGAAATTACATCGTTATTATTACCTGGACAAAGTGCAATACATCGTCATGACAGGGCATGTGAACATGCGCGTTCAAACGCTTCAGGATCCATCCGCCGAAACTTTTTCGAAACAGCTATTAGATATTGGCAATGGGAAAGTTGCCGTACATGA